A genome region from Hevea brasiliensis isolate MT/VB/25A 57/8 chromosome 9, ASM3005281v1, whole genome shotgun sequence includes the following:
- the LOC110654785 gene encoding uncharacterized protein LOC110654785, with protein MKKSDKEIAVSSNTQFVESEEDIESSSSSSEEDESDIEREIADATFEELQKVRSDGSCSVYRKPKQDKKSGRANKNRPMEASCKKPVSRFREVVQAPKKVVRDPRFESLCGNLDVEGFRKRYNFLFENNLPAEREELKKQLKKSNDPKVIDQLKNRISWIDKQLKFESTKHIDAAILAEHKKKEREAAKQGKKPFYMKKSEIRKQRLIKEFTKLKESGKLESFIEKRRRKNASKDHRYMPYRRPSNTEQQG; from the exons ATGAAAAAATCCGATAAAGAAATTGCCGTTTCAAGCAATACCCAGTTTGTGGAAAGCGAAGAAGATATTGAATCATCGTCTTCTTCTTCAGAGGAAGAT GAGAGCGATATAGAGAGAGAAATCGCAGATGCTACGTTTGAGGAGCTGCAAAAGGTAAGGTCTGATGGGTCTTGTTCAGTTTATCGAAAGCCCAAGCAAGATAAAAAGTCTGGGAGAGCTAACAAAAATAG GCCAATGGAGGCTAGTTGCAAGAAGCCCGTGAGTCGGTTTCGAGAGGTTGTTCAAGCTCCTAAAAAG GTGGTACGTGATCCCCGCTTTGAGTCTTTGTGTGGTAATCTTGATGTTGAGGG GTTTAGGAAAAGGTACAATTTTCTATTTGAGAACAACCTTCCTGCTGAAAGAGAG GAATTGAAGAAGCAATTGAAGAAATCCAATGATCCAAAAGTTATTGATCAATTGAAGAACCGTATATCTTGGATT GATAAACAATTAAAGTTTGAGTCGACAAAACATATTGATGCAGCGATACTGGCTGAGCacaagaagaaagagagagaagcaGCAAAGCAAGGGAAAAAGCCCTTCTATATGAAGAAAT CTGAAATACGGAAGCAAAGGCTAATTAAGGAATTCACCAAACTTAAG GAATCTGGCAAGCTTGAATCTTTCATCGAGAAACGGAGGAGGAAGAATGCTTCAAAGGACCACAGATACATGCCATACCGCAGGCCCAGCAATACCGAGCAACAAGGCTAA
- the LOC110654782 gene encoding probable transcriptional regulator SLK2 isoform X2: MALEAFIDSKYPFAFCSMTSTPVTQPSNSDNVQHKDEQFQAVVTSLFGASSGNFLGISANIPHSNVGVVSASTNPTALNCLTNVGLRIGDSSSLAGVNSAGLKFPDMYRSSNADIDHHNLQALPLFSSHNSSISGSSTNSDLSVAQLDSHLGRNRSQARKKKCQQRCFTTKSQSGLQKSQRALLNAEEQELSTSNKTHKRPRLDIKQDAALHQQAIQRQRQSRDKMQLQSHSPMLDALDQQHELENQRQQKILQSVPELRGVDMKNQRQQQMREYLQQLADQQVYRMHPCSGNVCSRRLTQYMYHLQHRPPDNSIAYWRKFVAEYYAPCAKKRWCLSLCDHVTLQANSVFPQASMGTWQCELCSSKSGRGFEATFEVLPRLKKVQFESGVIDELLFLELPCECRLPSGLMMLEYGKAVHETVFHQFRVVRKGKLRIVFTLDLKILSWEFCSSDHEELLPRSLIASQVNEFVHAAQKYQTILEGSGSDKISPHVLEENCNMLLSAGCKLEKILDFQLVGELGFSKRYIRCLQIADVFNSMKDLMTFSWETKIGPIESLKNYSQKLSATKFQKNEFQEKEKLVSQALAHPGDYCKLLRQTSINSNVSKLGEPSSLYKRANDSRPFQGPKILNPEFTQNLPLSISQFSESNQNIQDCMIQKLLQQMVNNSRAANWAEKESVNHIINDILAGLPTNAKDTGSLGNVGTFENNTSVESISEKYNKEQWL; this comes from the exons ATGGCTTTAGAGGCTTTCATTGATTCCAAATATCCATTTGCATTCTGTTCCATGACATCAACCCCAGTGACACAACCTTCAAATtctgataatgtacaacataaagATGAGCAGTTTCAGGCTGTGGTAACTTCTCTCTTTGGTGCATCCTCAGGAAATTTTCTTGGTATTTCAGCAAACATTCCACACTCAAATGTGGGTGTTGTCTCTGCCAGCACAAATCCGACTgcgttaaattgtttgaccaacgTGGGATTGAGAATTGGGGATAGTTCTTCACTTGCTGGGGTCAACTCAGCTGGTCTGAAATTTCCTGATATGTATAGAAGTTCCAATGCTGACATAGATCACCATAATTTACAGGCATTACCACTGTTTTCCTCACATAATTCAAGCATTTCAGGATCCTCCACTAATAGTGATTTATCTGTAGCACAACTAGATTCCCATTTAGGCAGAAACCGCTCACAAGCGAGGAAGAAGAAATGCCAGCAAAGATGCTTCACTACCAAATCTCAGTCTGGATTGCAAAAGAGTCAGAGGGCACTCCTAAATGCTGAAGAACAGGAGCTTTCTACCTCAAATAAGACGCATAAAAGACCCAGATTAGACATTAAACAAGATGCTGCTTTACACCAGCAGGCCATTCAGCGACAACGGCAGAGTCGAGACAAAATGCAATTGCAAAGTCATTCTCCAATGCTAGACGCATTAGATCAGCAGCATGAGCTAGAAAATCAGCGGCAGCAAAAGATTTTGCAGTCAGTTCCAGAGTTACGAGGAGTTGACATGAAGAACCAGAGGCAGCAACAAATGAGGGAGTACCTCCAACAGCTGGCAGATCAACAAGTATATCGTATGCACCCTTGCAGTGGTAATGTATGTTCACGCCGGCTGACACAGTACATGTATCATCTGCAGCATCGCCCACCT GACAATAGTATTGCCTACTGGAGGAAATTTGTGGCAGAGTATTATGCTCCTTGTGCCAAGAAAAGGTGGTGTTTGTCTCTGTGTGATCATGTTACACTTCAAGCCAACAGTGTCTTTCCTCAGGCATCTATG GGCACATGGCAGTGTGAGTTATGCAGCTCTAAATCTGGAAGAGGGTTTG AGGCAACTTTCGAAGTGCTTCCTAGGCTTAAAAAAGTACAGTTTGAAAGTGGTGTTATCGATGAACTTTTATTTCTTGAACTGCCATGTGAGTGCAGACTCCCTTCTGGGTTAATGATGTTGGAATATGGTAAGGCAGTTCATGAAACTGTTTTTCACCAATTTCGTGTTGTTCGTAAGGGCAAACTTCGTATTGTCTTCACTCTTGATTTGAAG ATACTATCTTGGGAATTTTGCTCGAGTGACCACGAAGAACTGTTGCCTCGAAGTTTAATTGCGTCACAG GTTAATGAGTTTGTTCATGCTGCACAAAAATATCAAACAATCCTTGAAGGCAGTGGATCAGATAAGATATCACCACATGTCCTAGAAGAAAATTGCAATAT gttattatcagctggaTGCAAGCTTGAAAAAATTTTGGATTTCCAGCTGGTTGGTGAGTTGGGGTTCTCGAAGAGATACATCCGGTGCTTGCAG ATAGCCGATGTTTTCAATAGCATGAAAGACCTAATGACTTTCAGCTGGGAGACTAAAATTGGACCAATTG AGAGCTTGAAGAATTACTCCCAAAAACTTTCTGCAACCAAATTCCAGAaaaatgaatttcaagaaaaGGAGAAGCTTGTTTCACAAG CATTGGCACATCCTGGTGATTACTGCAAATTGCTGAGACAGACATCCATCAACTCAAATGTTAGCAAATTGGGGGAACCTTCTAGTTTATACAAGAGGGCTAACGACAGTCGACCATTTCAAGGTCccaagatcttgaatccagaatttACCCAGAACTTACCCTTGTCGATTTCCCAGTTCTCTGAAAGCAACCAGAACATACAAGACTGTATGATTCAAAAATTGCTCCAGCAGATGGTTAATAACAGCAGAGCAGCGAATTGGGCAGAGAAGGAATCAGTAAATCATATCATCAATGATATACTTGCTGGCTTGCCAACAAATGCCAAGGACACAGGTTCGTTAGGTAATGTGGGGACTTTTGAGAACAACACATCAGTTGAATCAATTTCAGAAAAATATAACAAAGAACAGTGGCTTTAA
- the LOC110654782 gene encoding probable transcriptional regulator SLK2 isoform X1, giving the protein MALEAFIDSKYPFAFCSMTSTPVTQPSNSDNVQHKDEQFQAVVTSLFGASSGNFLGISANIPHSNVGVVSASTNPTALNCLTNVGLRIGDSSSLAGVNSAGLKFPDMYRSSNADIDHHNLQALPLFSSHNSSISGSSTNSDLSVAQLDSHLGRNRSQARKKKCQQRCFTTKSQSGLQKSQRALLNAEEQELSTSNKTHKRPRLDIKQDAALHQQAIQRQRQSRDKMQLQSHSPMLDALDQQHELENQRQQKILQSVPELRGVDMKNQRQQQMREYLQQLADQQVYRMHPCSGNVCSRRLTQYMYHLQHRPPDNSIAYWRKFVAEYYAPCAKKRWCLSLCDHVTLQANSVFPQASMGTWQCELCSSKSGRGFEATFEVLPRLKKVQFESGVIDELLFLELPCECRLPSGLMMLEYGKAVHETVFHQFRVVRKGKLRIVFTLDLKILSWEFCSSDHEELLPRSLIASQVNEFVHAAQKYQTILEGSGSDKISPHVLEENCNMLLSAGCKLEKILDFQLVGELGFSKRYIRCLQIADVFNSMKDLMTFSWETKIGPIESLKNYSQKLSATKFQKNEFQEKEKLVSQGMAADTTKLLSSSGGQSNNENVNSNMSKDGLLTTSEMAALAHPGDYCKLLRQTSINSNVSKLGEPSSLYKRANDSRPFQGPKILNPEFTQNLPLSISQFSESNQNIQDCMIQKLLQQMVNNSRAANWAEKESVNHIINDILAGLPTNAKDTGSLGNVGTFENNTSVESISEKYNKEQWL; this is encoded by the exons ATGGCTTTAGAGGCTTTCATTGATTCCAAATATCCATTTGCATTCTGTTCCATGACATCAACCCCAGTGACACAACCTTCAAATtctgataatgtacaacataaagATGAGCAGTTTCAGGCTGTGGTAACTTCTCTCTTTGGTGCATCCTCAGGAAATTTTCTTGGTATTTCAGCAAACATTCCACACTCAAATGTGGGTGTTGTCTCTGCCAGCACAAATCCGACTgcgttaaattgtttgaccaacgTGGGATTGAGAATTGGGGATAGTTCTTCACTTGCTGGGGTCAACTCAGCTGGTCTGAAATTTCCTGATATGTATAGAAGTTCCAATGCTGACATAGATCACCATAATTTACAGGCATTACCACTGTTTTCCTCACATAATTCAAGCATTTCAGGATCCTCCACTAATAGTGATTTATCTGTAGCACAACTAGATTCCCATTTAGGCAGAAACCGCTCACAAGCGAGGAAGAAGAAATGCCAGCAAAGATGCTTCACTACCAAATCTCAGTCTGGATTGCAAAAGAGTCAGAGGGCACTCCTAAATGCTGAAGAACAGGAGCTTTCTACCTCAAATAAGACGCATAAAAGACCCAGATTAGACATTAAACAAGATGCTGCTTTACACCAGCAGGCCATTCAGCGACAACGGCAGAGTCGAGACAAAATGCAATTGCAAAGTCATTCTCCAATGCTAGACGCATTAGATCAGCAGCATGAGCTAGAAAATCAGCGGCAGCAAAAGATTTTGCAGTCAGTTCCAGAGTTACGAGGAGTTGACATGAAGAACCAGAGGCAGCAACAAATGAGGGAGTACCTCCAACAGCTGGCAGATCAACAAGTATATCGTATGCACCCTTGCAGTGGTAATGTATGTTCACGCCGGCTGACACAGTACATGTATCATCTGCAGCATCGCCCACCT GACAATAGTATTGCCTACTGGAGGAAATTTGTGGCAGAGTATTATGCTCCTTGTGCCAAGAAAAGGTGGTGTTTGTCTCTGTGTGATCATGTTACACTTCAAGCCAACAGTGTCTTTCCTCAGGCATCTATG GGCACATGGCAGTGTGAGTTATGCAGCTCTAAATCTGGAAGAGGGTTTG AGGCAACTTTCGAAGTGCTTCCTAGGCTTAAAAAAGTACAGTTTGAAAGTGGTGTTATCGATGAACTTTTATTTCTTGAACTGCCATGTGAGTGCAGACTCCCTTCTGGGTTAATGATGTTGGAATATGGTAAGGCAGTTCATGAAACTGTTTTTCACCAATTTCGTGTTGTTCGTAAGGGCAAACTTCGTATTGTCTTCACTCTTGATTTGAAG ATACTATCTTGGGAATTTTGCTCGAGTGACCACGAAGAACTGTTGCCTCGAAGTTTAATTGCGTCACAG GTTAATGAGTTTGTTCATGCTGCACAAAAATATCAAACAATCCTTGAAGGCAGTGGATCAGATAAGATATCACCACATGTCCTAGAAGAAAATTGCAATAT gttattatcagctggaTGCAAGCTTGAAAAAATTTTGGATTTCCAGCTGGTTGGTGAGTTGGGGTTCTCGAAGAGATACATCCGGTGCTTGCAG ATAGCCGATGTTTTCAATAGCATGAAAGACCTAATGACTTTCAGCTGGGAGACTAAAATTGGACCAATTG AGAGCTTGAAGAATTACTCCCAAAAACTTTCTGCAACCAAATTCCAGAaaaatgaatttcaagaaaaGGAGAAGCTTGTTTCACAAGGTATGGCAGCTGACACTACTAAGCTGTTATCTTCTTCCGGTGGTCAAAGCAACAATGAAAATGTCAACTCAAACATGAGCAAGGATGGACTTTTGACTACCTCTGAAATGGCAGCATTGGCACATCCTGGTGATTACTGCAAATTGCTGAGACAGACATCCATCAACTCAAATGTTAGCAAATTGGGGGAACCTTCTAGTTTATACAAGAGGGCTAACGACAGTCGACCATTTCAAGGTCccaagatcttgaatccagaatttACCCAGAACTTACCCTTGTCGATTTCCCAGTTCTCTGAAAGCAACCAGAACATACAAGACTGTATGATTCAAAAATTGCTCCAGCAGATGGTTAATAACAGCAGAGCAGCGAATTGGGCAGAGAAGGAATCAGTAAATCATATCATCAATGATATACTTGCTGGCTTGCCAACAAATGCCAAGGACACAGGTTCGTTAGGTAATGTGGGGACTTTTGAGAACAACACATCAGTTGAATCAATTTCAGAAAAATATAACAAAGAACAGTGGCTTTAA
- the LOC110654782 gene encoding probable transcriptional regulator SLK2 isoform X3 — protein sequence MYRSSNADIDHHNLQALPLFSSHNSSISGSSTNSDLSVAQLDSHLGRNRSQARKKKCQQRCFTTKSQSGLQKSQRALLNAEEQELSTSNKTHKRPRLDIKQDAALHQQAIQRQRQSRDKMQLQSHSPMLDALDQQHELENQRQQKILQSVPELRGVDMKNQRQQQMREYLQQLADQQVYRMHPCSGNVCSRRLTQYMYHLQHRPPDNSIAYWRKFVAEYYAPCAKKRWCLSLCDHVTLQANSVFPQASMGTWQCELCSSKSGRGFEATFEVLPRLKKVQFESGVIDELLFLELPCECRLPSGLMMLEYGKAVHETVFHQFRVVRKGKLRIVFTLDLKILSWEFCSSDHEELLPRSLIASQVNEFVHAAQKYQTILEGSGSDKISPHVLEENCNMLLSAGCKLEKILDFQLVGELGFSKRYIRCLQIADVFNSMKDLMTFSWETKIGPIESLKNYSQKLSATKFQKNEFQEKEKLVSQGMAADTTKLLSSSGGQSNNENVNSNMSKDGLLTTSEMAALAHPGDYCKLLRQTSINSNVSKLGEPSSLYKRANDSRPFQGPKILNPEFTQNLPLSISQFSESNQNIQDCMIQKLLQQMVNNSRAANWAEKESVNHIINDILAGLPTNAKDTGSLGNVGTFENNTSVESISEKYNKEQWL from the exons ATGTATAGAAGTTCCAATGCTGACATAGATCACCATAATTTACAGGCATTACCACTGTTTTCCTCACATAATTCAAGCATTTCAGGATCCTCCACTAATAGTGATTTATCTGTAGCACAACTAGATTCCCATTTAGGCAGAAACCGCTCACAAGCGAGGAAGAAGAAATGCCAGCAAAGATGCTTCACTACCAAATCTCAGTCTGGATTGCAAAAGAGTCAGAGGGCACTCCTAAATGCTGAAGAACAGGAGCTTTCTACCTCAAATAAGACGCATAAAAGACCCAGATTAGACATTAAACAAGATGCTGCTTTACACCAGCAGGCCATTCAGCGACAACGGCAGAGTCGAGACAAAATGCAATTGCAAAGTCATTCTCCAATGCTAGACGCATTAGATCAGCAGCATGAGCTAGAAAATCAGCGGCAGCAAAAGATTTTGCAGTCAGTTCCAGAGTTACGAGGAGTTGACATGAAGAACCAGAGGCAGCAACAAATGAGGGAGTACCTCCAACAGCTGGCAGATCAACAAGTATATCGTATGCACCCTTGCAGTGGTAATGTATGTTCACGCCGGCTGACACAGTACATGTATCATCTGCAGCATCGCCCACCT GACAATAGTATTGCCTACTGGAGGAAATTTGTGGCAGAGTATTATGCTCCTTGTGCCAAGAAAAGGTGGTGTTTGTCTCTGTGTGATCATGTTACACTTCAAGCCAACAGTGTCTTTCCTCAGGCATCTATG GGCACATGGCAGTGTGAGTTATGCAGCTCTAAATCTGGAAGAGGGTTTG AGGCAACTTTCGAAGTGCTTCCTAGGCTTAAAAAAGTACAGTTTGAAAGTGGTGTTATCGATGAACTTTTATTTCTTGAACTGCCATGTGAGTGCAGACTCCCTTCTGGGTTAATGATGTTGGAATATGGTAAGGCAGTTCATGAAACTGTTTTTCACCAATTTCGTGTTGTTCGTAAGGGCAAACTTCGTATTGTCTTCACTCTTGATTTGAAG ATACTATCTTGGGAATTTTGCTCGAGTGACCACGAAGAACTGTTGCCTCGAAGTTTAATTGCGTCACAG GTTAATGAGTTTGTTCATGCTGCACAAAAATATCAAACAATCCTTGAAGGCAGTGGATCAGATAAGATATCACCACATGTCCTAGAAGAAAATTGCAATAT gttattatcagctggaTGCAAGCTTGAAAAAATTTTGGATTTCCAGCTGGTTGGTGAGTTGGGGTTCTCGAAGAGATACATCCGGTGCTTGCAG ATAGCCGATGTTTTCAATAGCATGAAAGACCTAATGACTTTCAGCTGGGAGACTAAAATTGGACCAATTG AGAGCTTGAAGAATTACTCCCAAAAACTTTCTGCAACCAAATTCCAGAaaaatgaatttcaagaaaaGGAGAAGCTTGTTTCACAAGGTATGGCAGCTGACACTACTAAGCTGTTATCTTCTTCCGGTGGTCAAAGCAACAATGAAAATGTCAACTCAAACATGAGCAAGGATGGACTTTTGACTACCTCTGAAATGGCAGCATTGGCACATCCTGGTGATTACTGCAAATTGCTGAGACAGACATCCATCAACTCAAATGTTAGCAAATTGGGGGAACCTTCTAGTTTATACAAGAGGGCTAACGACAGTCGACCATTTCAAGGTCccaagatcttgaatccagaatttACCCAGAACTTACCCTTGTCGATTTCCCAGTTCTCTGAAAGCAACCAGAACATACAAGACTGTATGATTCAAAAATTGCTCCAGCAGATGGTTAATAACAGCAGAGCAGCGAATTGGGCAGAGAAGGAATCAGTAAATCATATCATCAATGATATACTTGCTGGCTTGCCAACAAATGCCAAGGACACAGGTTCGTTAGGTAATGTGGGGACTTTTGAGAACAACACATCAGTTGAATCAATTTCAGAAAAATATAACAAAGAACAGTGGCTTTAA
- the LOC110654784 gene encoding F-box protein PP2-A12, translated as MGANLSSVFVDPNVLSLYGYLSSQSSTSNPTLGDLPESCVASIIAYLDPPEICKLARLNRAFRGASWADFVWESKLPTNYVRLIQRVLGDDLPRNISRREIYTRLCRANTFDGGTKKVWLDKITGGVCLSISSKGLAITGIDDRRYWNHIPTEESRFDSVAYLQQIWWFEVDGQFEFPFPAGTYSIFVRLQLGRAAKRYGRRTCNTEHVHGWDIKPVRFQLWTSDGQYASSQCFLSDPGKWNLYHVGDFVVDTSNPSMNLKFSMTQIDCTHTKGGLCLDSVVVYPCKLIEGLKHF; from the exons ATGGGTGCTAATCTTTCTTCTGTGTTCGTAGACCCGAATGTTTTGTCTCTTTATGGTTATTTATCGTCTCAATCATCGACGTCAAACCCAACTCTTGGAGACTTACCAGAAAGCTGTGTTGCTTCGATTATTGCTTATTTAGACCCGCCAGAGATATGCAAATTAGCAAGATTGAACAGAGCATTTCGTGGAGCTTCTTGGGCTGATTTTGTATGGGAATCTAAATTGCCTACGAATTATGTTCGTCTTATTCAAAGAGTTCTTGGTGATGATTTGCCAAGAAATATTAGTAGGAGAGAAATCTATACCAGGCTGTGTAGAGCTAACACTTTTGATGGTGGTACCAAG AAAGTATGGCTAGATAAGATTACTGGTGGTGTCTGCTTATCCATTTCTTCGAAGGGATTAGCGATTACTGGAATCGATGACAGAAGGTATTGGAATCATATTCCAACCGAAGAATCTAG ATTCGACTCTGTTGCATATCTTCAGCAAATCTGGTGGTTTGAGGTTGATGGGCAGTTTGAATTCCCATTTCCAGCAGGAACCTACAGCATATTCGTCAGGTTGCAATTGGGGAGAGCTGCCAAGAGGTACGGTCGCCGAACCTGCAACACAGAGCACGTCCATGGTTGGGATATAAAACCTGTGAGGTTTCAGCTATGGACTTCTGATGGTCAGTATGCCTCTTCTCAGTGTTTTTTAAGTGATCCTGGGAAATGGAATCTCTACCATGTTGGGGACTTTGTTGTTGACACTTCCAATCCATCTATGAACCTTAAATTCTCTATGACCCAGATCGATTGCACACACACCAAAGGTGGTCTTTGTTTGGACTCTGTAGTAGTATACCCATGTAAACTTATAGAAGGGTTAAAGCATTTTTGA